The Candidatus Flexicrinis affinis genome has a segment encoding these proteins:
- a CDS encoding SDR family NAD(P)-dependent oxidoreductase, whose product MTQRTALITGASRGLGLALARGLADRGWSLILDARGQDALNSAADELAACTTVRAVAGDVRDSEHRAALARAARELGGLDLVVNNAGILGPSPQPPLLQYPLDILADVYAANVIAPLGVLQAVRAEMNGRATVINISSDAAVVGYPGWGGYGSSKAALEQVSRVLAAEQPGWRVLWIDPGDMRTKMQQEAYPGEDITDRPLPEESVPGLIRLIEGDAPSGRYRAREVGAEPVAKPHGWLNLVLKTDDFDKTLAFYTEGLGYEVVERWDAIGHGAMLEIGRATLEIADRTQAADVDRIETGGPQENRVRLALSVPDIAADSERLIGKGAVPVNGIVKTPWGHTNRRMTGPDGIALTLFQPSPEEQ is encoded by the coding sequence ATGACTCAACGTACCGCACTTATCACCGGTGCCTCGCGCGGGTTGGGACTGGCGCTTGCGCGCGGGCTGGCCGATCGCGGATGGTCGCTGATCCTCGACGCGCGCGGCCAAGACGCGCTGAATTCCGCGGCTGACGAACTGGCCGCCTGCACCACCGTCCGCGCCGTCGCGGGCGATGTCCGCGACTCAGAGCATCGCGCCGCGCTTGCCCGCGCCGCCCGCGAGCTGGGCGGGCTGGATCTGGTCGTCAACAACGCCGGGATCCTCGGGCCGTCGCCACAGCCCCCACTGCTCCAATATCCGCTCGATATTCTAGCCGATGTCTACGCCGCCAACGTGATCGCGCCGCTCGGAGTCCTGCAAGCCGTGCGCGCCGAAATGAACGGGCGCGCGACTGTGATCAACATCAGCAGCGACGCCGCGGTAGTAGGATACCCGGGGTGGGGCGGTTATGGCAGCAGCAAGGCCGCGCTTGAGCAAGTCTCCCGCGTGTTGGCCGCTGAACAGCCCGGTTGGCGCGTGCTGTGGATCGATCCGGGCGACATGCGGACGAAGATGCAGCAGGAAGCGTATCCCGGCGAGGACATTACCGACCGGCCGCTGCCTGAGGAGAGCGTTCCCGGGTTGATCAGGCTGATCGAAGGCGATGCACCGAGCGGGCGTTACCGTGCGCGCGAAGTCGGCGCAGAGCCGGTGGCCAAGCCGCACGGATGGCTCAACCTCGTGCTCAAGACCGACGACTTCGACAAGACGCTCGCATTCTATACGGAGGGTCTCGGTTACGAAGTCGTCGAACGGTGGGACGCGATTGGTCACGGCGCGATGCTTGAGATCGGCCGCGCAACGCTGGAGATCGCCGACCGCACGCAGGCCGCCGACGTCGATCGAATCGAGACGGGTGGCCCGCAGGAAAACCGTGTGCGTCTTGCGCTCAGCGTCCCGGATATCGCGGCCGATTCCGAGCGCCTGATCGGCAAAGGCGCCGTGCCGGTCAACGGCATCGTCAAGACGCCGTGGGGCCACACCAACCGCCGCATGACCGGCCCGGACGGAATCGCGCTTACATTGTTTCAGCCCTCGCCCGAGGAGCAGTAA